A genomic region of Etheostoma spectabile isolate EspeVRDwgs_2016 unplaced genomic scaffold, UIUC_Espe_1.0 scaffold00018346, whole genome shotgun sequence contains the following coding sequences:
- the LOC116680208 gene encoding bcl-2-related ovarian killer protein homolog A: MEMLRRSSVFASEVFERSHTDKELVSQAKALCRDYIHSRLNRAGIGWSKPEHGLAASGGALGDISSVLLWLGDELEYLRPNVYRNVARQLNITVASESIVSDAFLAVAADIFSTGMCDLGKVVSLYAVAGALAVDCVRHGHPAMVHTIVDCMGEFVRKSLTSWLKRRGAGIDLVSSVSSVLLQVDVTKCVVNTDPSFRSHWLVSAVCAFGHYLKATVLYLLRDK; the protein is encoded by the exons ATGGAGATGTTGCGCCGCTCTTCTGTGTTTGCTTCTGAAGTGTTTGAACGCTCGCACACCGACAAGGAGCTGGTGTCCCAGGCCAAAGCACTGTGCAGGGACTACATTCATTCCAGGCTGAACCGTGCCGGGATAGGCTGGTCTAAACCTGAACATGGACTGGCTGCATCAGGTGGCGCACTGGGAGACATCTCATCGGTTCTGCTGTGGCTGG GTGATGAGTTGGAGTACCTTCGACCCAACGTTTACCGTAACGTAGCGCGACAGCTCAACATCACAGTGGCGTCAGAGAGTATCGTGTCCGATGCTTTCCTGGCTGTGGCGGCAGACATTTTCTCCACAGGTAT GTGTGACTTGGGAAAGGTGGTTTCTTTGTATGCCGTGGCAGGAGCCTTGGCAGTGGACTGTGTTCGCCACGGTCATCCAGCTATGGTCCATACCATTGTCGACTGCATGGGGGAGTTTGTCCGCAAGAGCCTGACCTCCTGGTTAAAAAGGAGAGGGGCTGG AATTGATCTGGTGAGCTCTGTGTCTTCTGTGCTGTTACAGGTGGATGTAACAAAATGTGTGGTGAACACTGATCCCAGCTTTCGCTCTCACTGGCTGGTGTCTGCTGTCTGTGCCTTTGGACACTATCTGAAGGCCACCGTGTTATACCTCCTGAGGGACAAGTGA